The Gloeobacter morelensis MG652769 genome contains the following window.
GACGTGACCACTTCGCTTGCCGATTTTGACGGCCGTCGCATCGAGCGCGAACAACGAAAAAAACCTTAGGAAAATGCATGCTCGCCGACTTGCTCCCCGTTCCCACCGGTCCCCTGACGATTCCCGAGACTGCCGACGCCCCTGTGTACCTCTCGTTGGTGATCCCCACCTACCGCGAAGCCCAAAACATCGAAGCGCTGCTGGTGCGGCTGACCCGGCTGCTGGAGGCGACCTTGTCCGGAACCTTCGAGCTGATCGTCGTCGACGACGATAGCCCCGACTTTACCTGGAAACTAGCCCAGGGCCTGACGGCGGATTATCCCCACCTGCGGGTGATGCGCCGCACCGACGAGCGCGGTCTGGCGACGGCTGTGGTCCGCGGCTGGCAGGCGTCGCGCGGGCAACTGTTGGGGGTGATCGACGGCGATCTGCAGCACCCGCCCGAGAATGTGCTGAAATTGCTGGCCGCCGCCGAGCAGGGGACGGATCTGGCGGTGGCCAGCCGCCACACCGAGGGCGGCGGTGTGAGCACCTGGAGTCTCACGCGGCGGCTCGTCTCGCGCGGTGCCCAGCTTGTCGGTCTTGTCGTGCTTCCCAGCGTGGTCGGGCGGGTCAGCGATCCGATGAGCGGCTTTTTCGTGGTGCGGCGCGCCTGTCTGGCGGGCAAGCTCCTCAGTCCCCTGGGCTACAAGATCTTGCTGGAGGTCTTGGGTCGCGGCGACATCCACACTATCCGCGAGGTGGGCTACGTCTTTGAGGAGCGCACCCAGGGCGAGAGCAAAGTGACCCTGCGCCAGTACGGCGAGTACCTGCTCCACCTGTTGCGCTTGCGCCTTGCGCGTTGAACCGATGCTTTCGATCTTGCCAAGAGTGCAGGCAGGACAAATCGCTGTGAAGGCCAGTGCAAAAGACGTTACGGTACCCTGGTGTTGGGCGGCCAGGCTCTTAAGGGAGGCGGGCTCGGGCCGCAGCGAGGGCTGTGCTCATGGGGCCACCCGCCGGTACAGATACGGCGTCGTAACCGAAAGACCCAGCCCTGCCGGCTGCGTCACGCGCTCGGAGCGGCCGACAAAGAGCACGCCCCCGGGGCGCAGGGCATGGGCGAGCCGGCGCAACAGGCGGCGTTGGGCGCCCTCGTTGAGGTAAATCAAGAAGTTGCGGCAAAAAATCAGATCCCAACCCCCCTCGA
Protein-coding sequences here:
- a CDS encoding polyprenol monophosphomannose synthase, yielding MLADLLPVPTGPLTIPETADAPVYLSLVIPTYREAQNIEALLVRLTRLLEATLSGTFELIVVDDDSPDFTWKLAQGLTADYPHLRVMRRTDERGLATAVVRGWQASRGQLLGVIDGDLQHPPENVLKLLAAAEQGTDLAVASRHTEGGGVSTWSLTRRLVSRGAQLVGLVVLPSVVGRVSDPMSGFFVVRRACLAGKLLSPLGYKILLEVLGRGDIHTIREVGYVFEERTQGESKVTLRQYGEYLLHLLRLRLAR